The Canis lupus baileyi chromosome 11, mCanLup2.hap1, whole genome shotgun sequence genome includes a window with the following:
- the SULT1C4 gene encoding sulfotransferase 1C4: MALNKMEDFKFDGTTRLPVAYVEGILQPTPTCDIWDQIWNFQAKSDDLLIATYPKAGTTWTQEIVDLIQNEGDVDKSQRAPIHVRIPFIEWIIPSIGSGLERANEMPSPRTLKTHLPIHLLPPSFIEKNCKIIYVARNPKDNMVSYYHFQRMNKSLPAPGTWEEYFENFLAGKVCWGSWYDHVKGWWKAKDQHRILYLFYEDLKKNTKHEIQKVAEFIGKNLDDEILDKIVHHTSFDVMKENPMSNYSSVPAKIMNHSVSPFMRKGIVGDWKNHFTVAQNERFNEDYKKKMADTNLTFHFQFS; encoded by the exons ATGGCCTTAAACAAAATGGAGGATTTTAAATTTGATGGAACAACACGCCTACCTGTCGCTTATGTGGAGGGGATTTTACAACCCACACCTACCTGTGACATCTGGGACCAGATCTGGAATTTCCAAGCCAAGTCTGATGATCTGCTTATTGCCACCTATCCTAAAGCAG GAACAACATGGACTCAGGAGATAGTGGACTTAATACAAAATGAAGGGGATGTTGACAAAAGTCAAAGAGCACCTATTCATGTACGAATTCCTTTCATTGAATGGATAATCCCATCCATTGGATCTG GTTTGGAAAGAGCTAATGAAATGCCCTCACCACGGACCCTGAAAACACATCTTCCCATCCATTTGCTGCCACCATCCTTCATAGAAAAAAACTGCAAG ATAATCTATGTGGCAAGAAATCCAAAGGACAATATGGTGTCTTATTACCATTTCCAAAGAATGAATAAATCTCTTCCTGCTCCAGGAACCTGGGAAGagtattttgagaattttctggCTGGGAAAG TATGCTGGGGTTCTTGGTATGACCACGTGAAAGGATGGTGGAAAGCCAAAGACCAACACCGCATTCTCTACCTCTTCTATGAGGACCTGAAGAAG AATACAAAGCATGAAATTCAGAAGGTGGCAGAGTTTATTGGAAAAAACCTAGATGATGAAATCCTAGATAAAATTGTCCATCACACTTCATTTGATGTTATGAAGGAGAATCCAATGTCAAACTATTCATCAGTTCCTGCTAAAATCATGAACCACTCTGTGTCTCCATTCATGAGAaaag GGATAGTTGGAGACTGGAAGAATCACTTTACCGTGGCTCAGAATGAAAGATTTAATGAAGACTACAAGAAGAAAATGGCTGATACCAATCTAACTTTTCACTTCCAAttctcataa